GTTCggttattgcctcggttcataGCAGAAGcgaaaccgaacggtcttatTGGCTTTGTCCCAGACGACCGAGGCATATTAATGGACAAAATTAACTTGGAACGTTcggttactgcctcggttcatagCAGAAGTGAAACCGAACGTTAGTGTCAGAGAGGCCGTTCAGTCTCTTTAGTCACAGTCACAGCGCACAACCGAGGTCGTTCGGTCAACCTATGTGAAACCGAGGTCACAGTCACAATCACATTGACGTTTCAGACTGCATCATTGACGAACAGTTGCGACAGTCGTTAGTGTATGTGAAACCTTGATTTTGGTACCATCCAGTACTGTAGGTGTTCGACATAGTACTCTATTTGTTCGATCAATAttcaaaacgttcgtcctaatggtgTTCGGTTTAATAGTGTTTGATcttgagtgttcggtcttggtgtACTACTGATCTTAAGCGTTCGGTATTAATTTGGTATTCTTAGGTttcaatcttgagcgttcggttttggtgtaTTAGTGATTTAAGCGTTCGTGCTTAATTTGGTATTCTCAGATAGTGATCCTGAGCGTTCGGTAAATCtttagtgttcggtcttgaaTTGGTATTCTAAGGAttcaatcttgagcgttcggtcgtGGTGAATTAGTGATTGtaggcgttcgtccttaatttgGGATTCTCAGGTTTGAATCTTAGTCGTTTGGTCTGGGTGAATTAGTGATTgtgagtgttcggtcttaatttggattcttaggtttggatcataagcgttcggtcttcggAATtagtgattgtgagcgttcggccttcaTTTGATATTCTAAGGTCATTCGGTCTGTTCAGTGTGTACGTTAGTGGCAAAGAGGTCGTTCGGTCTGTTCAGTTTACGAGTTAAAATACGCTTTTTTACTAGTGCATAAAACTTAAGTGTATCAGCTACATCCAAAAGAGTACATTAAAAAACTACATCCAAAAGCTTCTACGGTGCTAtgtgaccgaacggtagagggAGGACaaccagaccgaacggtcgGGAACAGGGAGGTAGTTGGACGAGCGATAGAGGGTGGACCTGCAAAGTGATAAACATTGTGAGTTCGTCATCTACATCACTGGACCTGCAAAGCAAAATCCAGAGAAGAACATAAATGCCAGTCTCTCGCCGAACCTCCGCCATGGCGCAACCATCTCCCTCACGTCTTCATCGTCAACCTGCAAGCAGAAAACCACAAGAGGCGCACCACCAGAAACCAACCCAGAATCTTCTCCACCATCACCAAGCATTATCGTCGCCGCTGTTGAAGCCTAAATCGTCTTGACCACCATCGCACTGCCACTTTCTCCTTCGTCTCCATCAACCCGTGAATAAAAAACACACATAATCCAATTCGCGGTGCAAGCATGAAAGCCTTCTTCCAACTTCCAAAGCTAATTTGTTCCTCACACGAACCCTACCCCTAATTTTTTCCCCAATCTCAATTACATTTGTCAATTATAAGGGTCTGCacttaaagttttttattattcctACTTTACCCTTCTAAAAAGCTGATTACACCACTATGCATTCATAATTActtcattaaaaatatcttagtattaaaaaattcattcacACACGCCACGTCACGCACTCCTTAATGCCGTTTTCTGAAATTAACGGAAAgaatttatttgcatcaaattaacaaaaataaggatctaattaagacttcaaataaaacagggacctatttcaaatttgaGACGAAAATAGGAACCTATTAAGACATTTGAAACGAAAATTGTGAGAACCTGATTAATTAACactctcaaatccactctctGATCACTCTTTTAATGCACCTTGCCACGTCAAAACACACTCACACCACTCTGCATGCGTTTGCCAAGTGTCAAGACTGTAAGTTTGGAATTTGATAGTGGAAAACAAGTGGCATCAGGGGAACGGACGTTCGTCCCGCGTGAGAAGGAGAACAAttccactctctgcatgcactgaATGCCATCTGTCACGTTAGAAGCTTCTAAAAAGCTGTAGTGGGAACCAGGTGGCAGTGCGGGAGTGCACGGACGTTTGAcgaggaagagaaaatgatttctctgaaaACACTTCACTCCATTCCATGCattcaccttcttcctcacgaaaccCTGGCCATTTcttttctccaacttctctctaaaaacctttcatcttctctctaggATAACTCACCATCATCTCCTCCGATCTCATTTCAGATACCGTAGACACATTCCCTGCACCGTGAGCGTCATTCTGAACCGAACAAAACTGAGaacggaactggtaagttctcgtctcTGCACCTTCGTCTATTTAGTTCATGCGAACCaaaattctggttgcatgcgtGGGTTAGAGGTCTGATATGTTTATGATTTTGGTGTATTAGATTAAGTGGAAGTTGTTGAGTGAATTTCTGGATAGAAAGCCGTGAGAGCACGAGAGAAACCCTAAGCATTTGGAAGTGCACTACTgaaccaggtaagggaagctttagtaatttaatttaatacttgtttGATGTGTATGAAATGCATGAAGTATACTGGATGTCtgaaatgtatgaaatatttgatgtttgagtATGCATGAACGAGCATGGTTGTACTGGATGTATATGAATGGTAATGTTTGAACTGCATGTTGAGGTTGAAACGTATGATTTGGAATATGATTGAATTTCTGTATGGTCTgggatgataatatgaattttgtaatgtatgagatttatggtggagagaaattatgagttatgaatcgtatgaaaactgtaaagttattgaaaatgaaaaatctggaaaatatcatGTTCTCTGCTTGATAAGgtacgctcgtcatcgaacggtcttataccgttcggtttccctggaaaataacttagaataagaattctttcatttggaaaggatccTGATTTAGAACGAGCGTCCGTTGTGTAAATGGTTAGGtctgagcgttcggctcagcttAGCGGGTCCAAcgattgaaaataaattgaagtgTATTTAGAACGCTCGGTTTTGTTTACCAGCGTTCGTCATAGGTAGCGCTTAGtattacactgagcgttcgtccaaatgaacTCTCGATCTTaggttgagcgttcgtcctgattagcgttcggtttgataccgaacgttcgttctaaatgagcgttcgttcgatttagtgctcggtcatttacctagcgttcgtcctaagcaGTGTTCGGCTTTATAACTGAACGCTCGTCCGTATCATGGATTTCTGAGCGAACGTatatagcgttcgtccaaattatgagttaacgttcggtcattgactggcggtgtTGTCCTCtgaattaattatactttggTTATTTATCTAAGTTATTTGGTAAGGTATTTATCCTTTGGATTCAACCTAAATTCATTGTACtcaaatttttctaagtattattcaGATCTTCTAAAATCAGTCCATTCAAATTATCTAAGTGTTGAACGTCCGTCAGTGGATAATGGTTCGTTTCTTTTGTTCAGAAACGAGTATGAGGTGTACTGTAATACGTTCGTCCCTATCTATCAAGTGATAAACGTTCGTTAATTTAAGAGAGTGGAACACAGAATGAGAATGTGAATAATAGAGCTGGTTAATGTATGTGAATGGGAGTTTGAATGAATTATTGAAagtggaatttgaacgagcgtttcaaggaggaacgtctctatgatttgaatatgaaagatgtatagtatgaccatggtaaaatcgctgatggctgttcatcctgatattccgtgagtgctcatcctcatgtagaggggagtaggtcatgcgtgggaatggcagaaGACTCTagtcctattgagtactttggactgatagggttaacctcgggtggcagctgatggatggttccagttactacaccacccgggtgcacgaacgcctgcgattacatggattcatacagtccggacggtcgtcaATTATGAGAGTGAATGGGTTATTATATGCTTGgagatatatatattattgtatgaattgtatgatttatTGCATATGTTAAATGATGTtgattgtatgaattaaattacctaagcttacccttgcaattccttgtgttgtctactgttATGTAtgtccgtcttgtcaatgcaatgatcatccgttgtggatgtgagcagatggagaggcgccacttgaagatatgctggaagaagaaaatttggaggatgcCAATCTGGTTGAGGTCGAGGTCAAAGCTGAGCAGTAGAGCGCTCGCTCCTGAGTAGTAGTTAGTGTTTAAGATTATATTTTTGGGACGTTCGGTTGTGtagttttgtaaaaccgttcgtccagAACTTGATGTTATGTAGATAGAATTCTGAACCCTGCAAGCTGTTGTTgcgttcggtttttatttgCTGCTGTACTTTAAGACTGCACTGCAATTTCTGTAAATGTGATTAGTTCTAATTAATggttattactatttattgggatgttacatttattggtatcagagcagttttgttcttttaaggacaTGTAGGGTTATGAGTACACTATGTTTTCGTTGTGTGCTTGTCatgtgtttaatgagttattgaattatttaactCTTGAACAATTCTAACGCTCGTTTTCTGATGAACCAGAGAACGAATGGCTCCTAGACTTCCTCCCCCACCTCAGCCTAACGAGCCTGACGCCCCCAACAATGCTAGAATGTTGGAGGCAGTCATTGAGAGACTGCAACAGCAGAACACCACCCTGATGGAGCAGAACGCAGCTGCTTTACAAAGCTTAGAGGCCGCGCGCGCAAATTCTGAGGCCACACAACGCCAATTAATGGAGATTATTGCAGCTACAAGAGGCACACCAGGAGCCTCTTCTTCCAACACTGCGCACCATGCAGAATGGAGTTTGGAAAGCTTCTTGCAACACCACCCTGCCAAGTTCAATGGAAAGGGGCTTCCGGATGAAGCAGATCAGTGGCTTAGAGATATGGAAAGGATCTATGATGCCAAAAGATGTCCAGATGACAACCGTTTGGCATTCACGGAGTATTTGTTGACGGGAGAAGCTAGCCATTGGTGGTCAAGTATGAAGATGTTGTTGACCGAAGCCCAAAGTCCAATTTCCTGGGAGGTTTTCAGGGCTAAGTTTTATGAAGAGTATTTCCCGGATAGTGTGCGGTTTGCAAAGGAGGTGGAGTTCCTCCAATTGATTCAGGGTAGTATGTCCGTCTCGGAATACACCAATAAATTCAAGCACCTTGTCCGTTTTAATACCATGGCTACAAGTGAAGAATGGCAATGCCGGAAGTTCGAGAATGGATTGAGAAGCGACTTGAAAGTGTTGATATCCAGTTTGTGTATTAGATCCTTTCCTGCTATGGTTGAGAGAGCAAAGGTACTGGAGAAGAACGTTGCTGAGGCCGAGCAACAGAAGAAACAACAAGTTAGTAGGGGGCCAGTTTTAGCCAGAAATACAACGAACGTGAGAAGGTCCCCATACGTTCGTCCAACTCAATTCCCTAGCGGATCACAAGCAGTGGTCACTGTTGGCCAGTCTGGACAGCCAAGGAGCTTGACGTGTTAtcagtgtggaggaccacactatCGATGGGCTTGTCCTCAAGTCTCTGGAGGAAAATATTGCAACAAGTGTAATAGGAGCGGACACTCAGATCAAGAGTGCAATATGGGAGGACGTGCGGCAATGAGGCCGCCGAACGCTGGAAGAGGCCAACAAGGGAGAGGTGGACGTGCGCAAGCAACAGGAAGAGTGTATGCAATCACTGGTGCTGAAGCTGCTCGTTCAGGTACACTCATCACCAGCACTTGCATGTTATATGGGAAGCCTTGCTGTGtattgtatgattcgggggcaactcattccttcatctcgaaggcgtgcgttgagaaGCTGGGGCTAGTGGAGAGTGAAttacagttcgacttggtggtgtcaaccccagcggctggtgggATTAAGACATCTACAGTTTGTGTAAGATGTCCTATAGAAGTTGAGGGGCGTAGATATAAGGTCAACCTCATTTGCTTACCCCTTCAAGACTTAGAAGtaattttgggaatggattggttggctaccaATCGGATCCTCATTGATTGTGGGAAGAAGGAGTTAGTCTTTCcagatgaagaagaggaagaattGTCGATCACTCTCGGTCAGCTGAAGGAGGACATCATGGAAGGAGCAAGTTGTTTCCTTATCATGACGTATGAAGGCAACGAGgtagagcgttcgtccaatgttGAGAGTAgtagaggacgaacggtagTGGATGAATTCCCGGACGTCTTTCCGGATGAAGTCCCTGGTCTACCTCCCGTTCGCGAGGTTGAGTTCACGATCGACCTGGTGACAACTGCTGCACCCATCTCGGTTCAACCTTATAGAATGGCACCAGCCGAGTTGGTCGAGCTtaagaagcaaattgaagagttGTTGGATAAGAAGTTCATCAGGCCGAGTGCTTCACCATGGGGAGCGCCTGTGTTGttggtaaagaagaaggatggtagcTCTCGGCTCTGCATTGATTATAGGCAACTtaataagctgaccatcaagaacaagtatccactGCCGAGGATAGACGATCTACTGGACCAGTTGCAAGGTGCGTGCGTGTTTTCAAAGATTGATCTACGTTCGGGCTATCATCAAATTAGAGTGAAGGAGGGAGATATTCATAAGACTGCCTTTCGGTCTCGATATGGTCATTATGAATACGTGGTGATGCCCTTTGGAGTGACGAACGCACCTGCAAtcttcatggactacatgaacagaatTTTTAGACCGTACCTGGATAAGTTTGTTGTAGTATTCATTGACGACATCCTCATTTACTCCAAGAGCTTTGACGAACATGAAGACCACTTGAGGATTGTCTTGGGCGTGTTGAGGGAAAAAGAGTTGTATGCCAAACGTTcaaagtgtgaattctggatgaaggagatTCAATTTTTGGGGCATGTTGTTTCTGCTGGAGGTATTTCAGTGGATCCAGCCAAGGTGAAAGCAGTGCTGGATTGGGAGAATCCGCGTTCGGTCACAGAGGTTAGAAGCTTTGTGGgactcgcgggctactataggcaATTCATTGAGGGattctctaagatagtagccCCTCTTACCTATCTCACCAGGAAGGATCAGCCGTTCGCATGGACCGATCGTTGTGAGGAGAGCTTCCAGGAATTGAAGAGGAAGTTAACGAGCGCTCCTGTGTTGATCATTCCAGACACGGCCAAACCTTTTGAAGTGTATTGTGATGCATCGTATCAAGGTTTGGGCTGTGTGCTGATGCAGGAAAGGAAGGTAGTGGCGTACGCTTCAAGGCAGTTGAAaattcatgagaagaattatcccACACACGACTTGGAATTGGCAGTAGTCGTGTTTGCATTAAAAATATGGAGACACTGCTTGTATGGAGCAACGTTTCAAGTGtttagtgatcacaagagtctcaagtacctctttgatcaaaaagagttgaatatgaggcaaaggaggtggCTTGAATTCTTGAAGGATTATGAGTTTGAGCTGTTATATCATCCTGGAAAAGCTAATGTAGTGGCGGACGCATTAAGTAGGAAGGCCGTAAGGGTCTCGGCAATGATGGTGAAGGAGTTGAACTTGGTGGAAAGttttagagatctaaggttgTAGTTCGACTTAGGAGTGAACGTTATTAGatgctgtaaccttagaatTTCCAGTGATGTGTTTGACCGGATCCGAGTGAAGTAGCGTGAGGATGAAGAATTAGCCAAGATATTGAGGACGCTCGGCACAGATCAGACTAAGGAATTCAATATTGGAACGGACGGCCTATTGCGTTACATGgataggacgtgcgttcctaaCGATGGCGAGCTGAAGCGAATCATCTTGGAAGAAGCACATCAcagtcgtcttagcatgcatcctggcatgactaagatgtatcaagacctccgtTTATCATTCTGGTGGCCGGGAATGAAGAGTGACATTGCACGCTTTGTGTCTTCCTGTTTAACTTGTCAACGTGCAAAGGCCGAACACCAAAGACCAGGAGGGTTACTGCAGCTATTGGAGattccagaatggaagtgggatagcatctccatggatttcgtgacccaTCTGCCACGTACGGTCCGAAACCATGATTCAATTTGGGTGATTGTGGATAGATTAACTaagagcgcccacttcctgGCCATCAACctgaagatgtcaatgacaaACTTGGCCAAATTGTACGTTAAAGAGATCGTTCGCTTGCATGGAGTTCCTTCGAGCATCATTtcagaccgagacacgagattcacatctcgtTTTTGGCAATCGTTGCAAGGAGAATTGGGAAGCAAGCTGCAAATGAGTTCTGcctatcaccctcagacggacggccaaTCTGAGCGAACAATCCAGACGCTCGAGGACTtattgaggacgtgcgtcctagatcataTGGGAGTATGGGATGAAGTGCTGCCGCTCGTTGAATTCACGTATAATAACAGCTTTCAATCAAGCATAGGAATGGCACCGTTTGAAGCTCTTTATGGAAGGAAGTGTAGAACTCCTTTGTGTTGGTTCCAAGAAGGCGAGAATGTGTTAACCGGACCTGACTTGATCAAGCAAACAACCGAGAAGGTAAAACTGATCCAAGAACGATTGAAGACGTCTCAAAGCAGACAGAAATCTTATGCtgataagagaagaagaccCTTAGAGTTCGCTGCTGGAGATCACGTGTTTCTAAGGCTGAATCCAATCACTGGAGTGGGAAGAGTccttcgtccaaagaagctttCACCCAAGTTCGTAGGGCCATATCAAATTCTGAAGAAGATTGGATCAGTGGCGTATGAGTTAGCTTTACCACCCCAACTGTCCAACCTCCATCCAGTCTTTCACGTTTCCCAGCTCCGGAAGTATATAGCTGATCCATCACAcgtactggagttggaagacgtcCAACTTCGTCCAGACCGAACGTTGGAGATGCAACCAGTTTGCATTGAAGATGTTCGCACCAGACTCTACAAAGGAAAGGACGTTCGACTTGTGAAAGTGGTGTGGGACGCAAAGACTGGTGATTCAACATGGGAGGTTGAAGAAGCTGTGAAGGAATTGTACCCTCACTTATTTCCTGGTAAGCTTtagaattttcgaggacgaaaatttttgtagttagggggaatgtGAGAACCTGATTAATTAACactctcaaatccactctctAATCACTCTTTTAATGCACCTTGCCACGTCAAAACACACTCACACCACTCTGCATGCGTTTGCCAAGTGTCAAGACTGTAAGTTTGGAATTTGATAGTGGAAAACAAGTGGCATCAGGGGAACGGACGTTCGTCCCGCGTGAGAAGGAAAACAAttccactctctgcatgcactgaATGCCATCTGTCACGTTAGAAGCTTCTAAAAAGCTGTAGTGGGAACCAGGTGGCAGTGCGGGAGTGCACGAACGTTTGAcgaggaagagaaaatgatttctctgaaaACACTTCACTCCATTCCATGCattcaccttcttcctcacgaaaccCTGGCCATTTcttttctccaacttctctctaaaaacctttcatcttctctctaggATAACTCACCATCATCTCCTCCGATCTCATTTCAGATACCGTAGACACATTCCCTGCACCGTGAGCGTCATTCTGAACCGAACAAAACTGAGaacggaactggtaagttctcgtctcTGCACCTTCGTCTATTTAGTTCATGCGAACCAAAATTCTGGTTGCATACGTGGGTTAGAGGTCTGATATGTTTATGATTTTGGTGTATTAGATTAAGTGGAAGTTGTTGAGTGAATTTCTGGATAGAAAGCCGTGAGAGCACGAGAGAAACCCTAAGCATTTGGAAGTGCACTACTgaaccaggtaagggaagctttagtaatttaatttaatacttgtttGATGTGTATGAAATGCATGAAGTATACTGGATGTCtgaaatgtatgaaatatttgatgtttgagtATGCATGAACGAGCATGGTTGTACTGGATGTATATGAATGGTAATGTTTGAACTGCATGTTGAGGTTGAAACGTATGATTTGGAATATGATTGAATTTCTGTATGGTCTgggatgataatatgaattttgtaatgtatgagatttatggtggagagaaattatgagttatgaatcgtatgaaaactgtaaagttattgaaaatgaaaaatctggaaaatatcatGTTCTCTGCTTGATAAGgtacgctcgtcatcgaacggtcttataccgttcggtttccctggaaaataacttagaataagaattctttcatttggaaaggatccTGATTTAGAACGAGCGTCTGTTGTGTAAATGGTTAGGtctgagcgttcggctcagcttAGCGGGTCCAAcgattgaaaataaattgaagtgTATTTAGAACGCTCGGTTTTGTTTACCAGCGTTCGTCATAGGTAGCGCTTAGtattacactgagcgttcgtccaaatgaacTCTCGATCTTaggttgagcgttcgtcctgattagcgttcggtttgataccgaacgttcgttctaaatgagcgttcgttcgatttagtgctcggtcatttacctagcgttcgtcctaagcaGTGTTCGGCTTTATAACTGAACGCTCGTCCGTATCATGGATTTCTGAGCGAACGTatatagcgttcgtccaaattatgagttaacgttcggtcattgactagCGGTGTTGTCCTCtgaattaattatactttggTTATTTATCTAAGTTATTTGGTAAGGTATTTATCCTTTGGATTCAACCTAAATTCATTGTACtcaaatttttctaagtattattcaGATCTTCTAAAATCAGTCCATTCAAATTATCTAAGTGTTGAACGTCCGTCAGTGGATAATGGTTCGTTTCTTTTGTTCAGAAACGAGTATGAGGTGTACTGTAATACGTTCGTCCCTATCTATCAAGTGATAAACGTTCGTTAATTTAAGAGAGTGGAACACAAAATGAGAAT
The Vigna angularis cultivar LongXiaoDou No.4 chromosome 5, ASM1680809v1, whole genome shotgun sequence genome window above contains:
- the LOC128196492 gene encoding uncharacterized protein LOC128196492, with product MAPRLPPPPQPNEPDAPNNARMLEAVIERLQQQNTTLMEQNAAALQSLEAARANSEATQRQLMEIIAATRGTPGASSSNTAHHAEWSLESFLQHHPAKFNGKGLPDEADQWLRDMERIYDAKRCPDDNRLAFTEYLLTGEASHWWSSMKMLLTEAQSPISWEVFRAKFYEEYFPDSVRFAKEVEFLQLIQGSMSVSEYTNKFKHLVRFNTMATSEEWQCRKFENGLRSDLKVLISSLCIRSFPAMVERAKVLEKNVAEAEQQKKQQVSRGPVLARNTTNVRRSPYVRPTQFPSGSQAVVTVGQSGQPRSLTCYQCGGPHYRWACPQVSGGKYCNKCNRSGHSDQECNMGGRAAMRPPNAGRGQQGRGGRAQATGRVYAITGAEAARSGTLITSTCMLYGKPCCACVEKLGLVESELQFDLVVSTPAAGGIKTSTVCVRCPIEVEGRRYKVNLICLPLQDLEVILGMDWLATNRILIDCGKKELVFPDEEEEELSITLGQLKEDIMEGASCFLIMTYEGNEVERSSNVESSRGRTVVDEFPDVFPDEVPGLPPVREVEFTIDLVTTAAPISVQPYRMAPAELVELKKQIEELLDKKFIRPSASPWGAPVLLVKKKDGSSRLCIDYRQLNKLTIKNKYPLPRIDDLLDQLQGACVFSKIDLRSGYHQIRVKEGDIHKTAFRSRYGHYEYVVMPFGVTNAPAIFMDYMNRIFRPYLDKFVVVFIDDILIYSKSFDEHEDHLRIVLGVLREKELYAKRSKCEFWMKEIQFLGHVVSAGGISVDPAKVKAVLDWENPRSVTEVRSFVGLAGYYRQFIEGFSKIVAPLTYLTRKDQPFAWTDRCEESFQELKRKLTSAPVLIIPDTAKPFEVYCDASYQGLGCVLMQERKVVAYASRQLKIHEKNYPTHDLELAVVVRWLEFLKDYEFELLYHPGKANVVADALSRKAVRVSAMMVKELNLVESFRDLRL